One Rhodococcus sp. P1Y DNA window includes the following coding sequences:
- a CDS encoding NAD-glutamate dehydrogenase: MPNTAGTTDTDWTKELPPELTSRLPEIEAAYFAHVDLADRGNTITSAEQYVFRLHLQLAARRIQGNANVRLHVPDESNTATGPSLQIVTDDMPLLVESVVSGLSRLGVSVTEIIHPILSVTREHDGRLVDVGSSAPGTARESWMHLQLGTGVSEDVLATVEPAIRQVLNDVREVIGDTEAMREIQNSVAATLEDAATGREATAAAELRDAAGLLRWLADGHYTLLGYRKYIATEGADGTVRAVSDDDSGLGVLRRDQGLVSDSWTLDTRTELVNLTQGSSPATVHRSVYPYFVTLFDSANPEFGEHRFVGVFTVTALHENVLDIPVIESRVRSVIDRAGYDLSSFSGQALLEVLQSIPRAELFATDSDALYETATAVLALGRRRKVKVFLREDSNGAFVSALVYLPRDRYTTRVRLAVQDALLRELRGSAIDYTARVTESDLALLHVTVRRDREQSGAPDLTRDNVARIEALLTETIRTWEDGLAEAVTASATTDSGVASKYADALPEAYKQDFGPERAVFDIARFEALADGAIDMQLYRNAESDIGSWRFSLYIGGRGVSLSQVLPVLQSLGVEVDDERPYPVVRPDGLQCWIYDFGVSASREMLLAAIDGDLDAELQGAGAADRESRVQLRFTDAFTAVWEGRAEADRFNELVMRAGLDWRQALVLRAYAKYLRQANFPYSQFNIEGVLLANPRTAQLLVGLFEAQFDPDNASEDRSLELSGELKSLIDQVISLDADRILRAIFELIRATLRTNFYVVDDGDTRREFLSLKLDPQQIEELPKPKPTFEIFVYSPRVEGVHLRFGAVARGGLRWSDRREDFRTEVLGLAKAQMVKNAVIVPVGAKGGFVVKRPPTASGDAATDRAATAQEGQACYRLFIAGLLDVTDNLDRATGSVIPPSRVVRRDDDDTYLVVAADKGTATFSDLANSVAEEYGFWLGDAFASGGSAGYDHKAMGITAKGAWESVKRHFREIGIDTQKQDFTVVGVGDMSGDVFGNGMLLSRHIGLLAAFDHRHIFLDPTPDRARSFAERERLFALPRSSWADYDASLISPGGGVWEKTVKSVPVSAQVREALGLGQDVTSLSPPELIRAILTAPADLLWNGGIGTYIKASSESNADVGDKSNDAVRVNGNDVRATVVGEGGNLGATALGRIEYDMAGGRINTDAVDNSAGVDCSDHEVNIKILLEAAIADGALDRDDRDELLASMTDEVGRLVLWDNIMQNELLGTSRFDAPALLTVHRRVIEDLETRRGLDRELEALPSETEIRKRKAEGRGLTSPELATLMAHVKLTLESDLLASELPDSDVFASRLPKYFPAPLREPYASSITSHALRRQLVATTLTNETVDRGGITYVYRLAEDAGATGTDAVRAFAAATAIFGLEDLWQEIRTAGMPTASSDELLLESRRVLDRVARWLLTNRPQPLAVGAEISRYAGKVAALSGMVGGWIDGHHSRNLDGRLKAAVGRGAPEELATKVFRLLDVFCLLDVIDVADIVEQDPAEVAELYFALDAHIGIDWLLTSVSGLARGDRWHSLARLALRDDLYSSLRAITREVILGGEPHESTAEKIAEWESTNMSRLARARAALREIAESGTLDLAMLSVAARQVRSMVP; the protein is encoded by the coding sequence ATGCCGAACACGGCGGGTACGACGGATACCGACTGGACGAAAGAACTGCCGCCGGAGTTGACATCGCGGTTGCCGGAGATCGAGGCGGCGTACTTCGCACACGTCGACCTGGCCGATCGTGGCAACACCATCACCTCTGCAGAGCAGTACGTGTTCCGGTTGCACCTGCAGCTCGCTGCCCGCCGGATTCAGGGCAACGCCAATGTCCGGCTTCACGTTCCAGACGAGTCGAACACGGCGACGGGGCCGTCGTTGCAGATCGTCACCGATGACATGCCGTTGCTGGTCGAGTCGGTCGTGTCGGGGCTGTCGCGGTTGGGCGTCTCGGTCACGGAGATCATCCATCCCATCCTTTCGGTCACGCGCGAGCACGATGGGCGCCTCGTAGACGTCGGATCTTCCGCTCCGGGGACAGCTCGTGAATCGTGGATGCATCTGCAACTCGGCACCGGCGTCTCCGAAGACGTACTCGCTACGGTGGAACCTGCCATCAGGCAGGTGTTGAACGACGTTCGTGAAGTCATCGGTGATACCGAAGCCATGCGTGAGATCCAGAATTCGGTTGCGGCAACGCTGGAGGACGCGGCGACCGGGCGCGAGGCGACTGCCGCCGCTGAGCTACGCGACGCAGCCGGATTGCTGCGATGGCTGGCCGACGGCCACTACACGCTCCTCGGGTACCGCAAGTACATCGCGACGGAGGGTGCGGACGGAACGGTGCGCGCCGTGTCCGACGACGACAGCGGACTCGGAGTGCTGCGCCGCGACCAGGGCCTCGTGTCGGACTCGTGGACGCTCGACACACGGACCGAACTGGTCAACCTGACGCAGGGGTCGAGCCCAGCGACAGTGCACCGCTCGGTCTACCCGTATTTCGTGACCCTCTTCGACTCGGCGAATCCAGAGTTCGGAGAGCACCGGTTCGTCGGAGTGTTCACCGTGACCGCGTTGCACGAGAACGTCCTCGATATCCCCGTCATCGAATCGCGTGTGCGGTCGGTGATCGATCGCGCGGGTTACGACCTGTCGTCCTTCTCCGGTCAAGCGTTGCTCGAGGTACTCCAGTCGATACCTCGCGCAGAACTGTTCGCGACCGATTCCGACGCTCTGTACGAAACAGCCACAGCCGTTCTTGCGCTCGGTCGCCGACGGAAGGTCAAGGTATTTCTACGTGAGGACTCCAACGGTGCCTTCGTTTCGGCGCTCGTGTACCTGCCTCGCGATCGGTACACCACCCGGGTCCGGCTGGCCGTTCAGGATGCACTCCTTCGCGAACTGCGCGGTTCGGCAATCGATTACACCGCGCGGGTCACCGAGTCCGATCTCGCCCTTCTGCACGTGACCGTGCGACGCGACCGCGAGCAGTCGGGCGCCCCCGATCTCACCCGCGACAACGTGGCGCGGATCGAAGCGTTGCTCACCGAGACGATCAGGACCTGGGAAGACGGCTTGGCCGAGGCGGTGACGGCGAGTGCGACCACGGACTCGGGCGTCGCATCCAAGTACGCAGACGCCTTGCCCGAGGCATACAAGCAGGATTTCGGGCCCGAACGTGCCGTGTTCGACATCGCGCGTTTCGAGGCCTTGGCCGACGGTGCCATCGACATGCAGCTGTACCGCAACGCCGAATCCGACATCGGGAGTTGGCGTTTCAGCCTGTACATCGGTGGTAGGGGAGTGTCCCTCAGTCAAGTTCTCCCGGTCCTGCAGAGCCTGGGTGTCGAGGTCGACGACGAAAGACCGTATCCGGTAGTTCGCCCGGATGGACTGCAGTGCTGGATCTACGATTTCGGGGTGTCGGCGTCTCGCGAGATGCTGCTGGCTGCGATCGATGGTGACCTCGATGCCGAATTGCAGGGAGCCGGCGCTGCAGATCGCGAATCGCGTGTCCAACTCCGGTTCACCGATGCCTTCACCGCGGTGTGGGAAGGGCGCGCAGAGGCGGACCGATTCAACGAGCTGGTCATGCGTGCAGGTCTCGACTGGCGGCAGGCGCTGGTTCTGCGTGCGTACGCAAAGTACCTGCGGCAAGCCAATTTTCCGTACAGTCAGTTCAACATCGAGGGCGTTCTGCTGGCCAATCCGCGCACTGCGCAGTTGCTCGTCGGACTGTTCGAGGCGCAATTCGATCCAGACAACGCCTCCGAGGATCGGTCCCTCGAACTGAGTGGCGAACTGAAGTCGTTGATCGATCAGGTCATCAGCCTCGACGCAGACCGCATTCTCCGCGCCATCTTCGAATTGATCCGAGCGACGCTGCGCACCAACTTCTACGTGGTCGACGACGGTGATACGCGTCGGGAGTTCCTCTCGCTCAAGCTCGATCCGCAGCAGATCGAGGAACTGCCCAAGCCCAAGCCGACCTTCGAAATCTTCGTGTACTCCCCCCGTGTCGAAGGCGTCCATCTCCGTTTCGGGGCAGTTGCACGTGGTGGATTGCGATGGTCGGACCGTCGGGAAGACTTCAGGACCGAGGTGCTTGGCCTCGCCAAAGCGCAAATGGTCAAGAATGCCGTCATCGTGCCGGTCGGCGCGAAGGGTGGCTTCGTCGTCAAGCGTCCGCCTACCGCATCGGGCGATGCCGCGACCGATCGCGCCGCGACAGCCCAGGAGGGGCAGGCCTGTTACAGACTCTTCATCGCCGGCCTGCTGGATGTCACCGACAACTTGGATCGTGCAACCGGATCGGTGATTCCGCCGAGCAGGGTAGTGCGCCGTGACGACGACGACACCTATCTCGTCGTCGCCGCCGACAAGGGCACCGCGACGTTCTCGGACCTGGCCAACTCGGTGGCGGAGGAGTACGGATTCTGGTTGGGTGACGCCTTCGCGTCCGGCGGCTCCGCGGGGTACGACCACAAGGCAATGGGGATCACCGCGAAGGGCGCGTGGGAAAGCGTCAAACGTCACTTCCGTGAAATCGGAATCGATACGCAGAAACAAGATTTCACCGTCGTTGGCGTCGGAGACATGAGCGGTGACGTGTTCGGCAACGGAATGCTGCTCAGCCGTCACATCGGACTGCTCGCGGCCTTCGACCACCGGCACATCTTCCTCGACCCGACCCCTGATCGGGCTCGGTCCTTCGCCGAACGTGAGCGGTTGTTCGCACTGCCGCGCTCGTCGTGGGCGGACTACGACGCGTCGCTGATCTCGCCTGGTGGTGGAGTGTGGGAGAAGACGGTCAAATCGGTACCGGTCAGTGCGCAGGTGCGGGAAGCGCTCGGTCTGGGCCAGGACGTTACTTCGTTGTCGCCGCCCGAACTGATCCGTGCGATTCTGACGGCGCCCGCCGATTTGTTGTGGAACGGCGGGATCGGTACGTACATCAAGGCATCGAGCGAATCGAACGCCGACGTCGGTGACAAGTCGAACGACGCGGTTCGGGTGAACGGCAACGACGTTCGTGCGACAGTGGTCGGCGAGGGTGGCAACCTCGGCGCCACCGCACTCGGGCGCATCGAGTACGACATGGCGGGCGGTCGAATCAACACCGATGCCGTCGACAACTCCGCTGGCGTCGACTGCTCTGACCACGAGGTCAACATCAAGATCCTGCTCGAAGCCGCAATCGCCGACGGGGCGCTGGACCGAGACGACCGCGACGAGTTGCTCGCCTCGATGACGGACGAAGTCGGTCGATTGGTGTTGTGGGACAACATCATGCAGAACGAACTGCTGGGAACATCGCGGTTCGACGCGCCGGCGTTGCTGACCGTTCACCGACGCGTCATCGAAGATCTGGAGACGAGGCGTGGACTCGATCGGGAGCTCGAAGCTCTGCCGAGCGAGACCGAGATTCGCAAGCGTAAGGCAGAAGGACGTGGACTGACCTCTCCGGAGCTTGCGACATTGATGGCTCACGTCAAACTGACCCTGGAAAGCGATCTGCTCGCGAGCGAGTTGCCCGACAGCGACGTGTTCGCGTCGCGATTGCCCAAGTACTTCCCGGCGCCGTTGCGGGAGCCCTACGCGAGCTCGATCACCTCCCATGCGCTTCGCAGGCAGCTGGTCGCCACCACCCTGACCAACGAAACCGTCGACCGCGGCGGTATCACGTACGTCTACCGGTTGGCCGAAGATGCCGGTGCCACGGGGACCGACGCAGTGCGCGCGTTTGCCGCCGCCACCGCGATCTTCGGTCTCGAAGACCTGTGGCAGGAGATTCGCACCGCAGGCATGCCGACGGCGTCCTCGGACGAATTGCTCCTCGAATCGAGGAGGGTCCTCGACCGTGTGGCTCGGTGGTTGCTGACCAACCGTCCGCAACCACTGGCTGTCGGCGCCGAGATCAGCAGGTACGCGGGCAAGGTCGCTGCATTGAGCGGAATGGTCGGCGGATGGATCGACGGCCACCACTCGCGAAATCTCGACGGTCGCCTGAAAGCTGCCGTCGGCCGCGGAGCACCCGAAGAGCTTGCGACCAAGGTCTTTCGGCTACTCGACGTCTTCTGTCTGCTCGACGTCATCGATGTCGCCGACATCGTCGAGCAGGACCCGGCCGAGGTGGCCGAACTGTACTTCGCGTTGGATGCGCATATCGGGATCGATTGGTTGCTGACGTCGGTGTCCGGACTCGCGAGAGGAGACCGCTGGCATTCGCTGGCTCGCCTGGCCCTTCGCGACGACCTGTATTCATCTCTGCGCGCGATCACCAGGGAAGTGATTCTCGGCGGCGAGCCGCACGAGAGCACGGCCGAGAAGATCGCCGAATGGGAGTCGACGAACATGTCGAGGCTGGCACGCGCACGTGCAGCCCTCCGCGAAATCGCCGAATCGGGAACGCTCGACCTCGCCATGCTGTCGGTTGCTGCGCGGCAGGTCCGAAGCATGGTCCCGTAG